One part of the Mya arenaria isolate MELC-2E11 chromosome 3, ASM2691426v1 genome encodes these proteins:
- the LOC128227304 gene encoding uncharacterized protein LOC128227304 produces the protein MCYNSCSHKCKRGCNKVDGACNGCADGWKGHLCDEKNFTASEITGVAGGSVGVCLFLLGLIFASVLVYRRYKSASKKRDTTNVVQDIEYANAGRASEVPYEMTDKNSDAHMYQALQN, from the exons ATGTGCTACAACAGCTGCAGTCACAAATGTAAACGAGGATGTAACAAAGTTGATGGTGCATGCAATGGCTGTGCGGACGGCTGGAAGGGACATTTGTGCG ATGAGAAGAATTTTACCGCTTCTGAGATTACGGGGGTGGCTGGAGGGTCAGTAGGAGTTTGTCTATTTCTTCTTGGACTGATATTTGCTAGTGTTCTTGTATATCGAAGATACAAGTCGGCATCGAAAAAAAGAGACACAACTAATGTTGTTCA AGACATAGAATATGCTAATGCTGGGAGAGCATCCGAAGTCCCGTACGAAATGACTGATAAAAACAGCGATGCACATATGTATCAGGCTCTTCAGAACTGA